A single window of Desulfurella sp. DNA harbors:
- a CDS encoding cytochrome ubiquinol oxidase subunit I: QQTPAGYKVEGGRAVLTNFWEAVFNPTMPSMFLHTVDASYITGAIFMAGISAYFLIKGKNLELAKRSLKLAVIFGVIVSILQLFPFGDESARVVAKTQPEKLASFEGLFKTQSKAPLLVFGIPDPSQNKMLVEIGIPGALSFLADHNVNAVVKGIDAFPKDDLPPMTLTFYSFHLMVALGTLFILTFLVGVFLLYKKKLFTTKPYLSALWAFIPLPYIANELGWITTEVGRQPWAVYGLLRTKDAFSPLPAGDVAVSLIGFTLVYAVLFGIFLYLTIHTVKTFKMD; encoded by the coding sequence CAACAAACACCCGCTGGATATAAGGTGGAGGGTGGCAGGGCTGTCTTGACAAACTTCTGGGAAGCAGTTTTTAACCCAACAATGCCTTCTATGTTTTTACACACAGTAGATGCCTCATATATTACGGGTGCGATATTTATGGCTGGTATTAGTGCGTATTTTCTAATAAAAGGAAAAAACTTAGAACTTGCTAAAAGATCATTGAAATTAGCCGTAATTTTTGGCGTAATAGTATCAATTTTACAGCTTTTCCCGTTTGGCGATGAAAGTGCAAGGGTGGTTGCAAAAACTCAACCAGAAAAGTTAGCATCTTTTGAAGGTTTATTTAAAACACAAAGTAAAGCACCATTGCTCGTTTTTGGCATACCTGATCCTTCACAAAATAAAATGCTTGTCGAAATAGGAATACCAGGCGCTTTAAGTTTTTTAGCTGATCATAATGTCAATGCTGTTGTTAAAGGTATTGATGCATTTCCAAAAGATGACTTACCGCCTATGACTTTAACTTTTTATTCCTTTCACTTAATGGTAGCACTTGGAACACTCTTTATATTAACTTTTTTAGTCGGCGTATTTTTGCTTTACAAGAAAAAATTGTTTACAACAAAACCATACTTATCAGCATTGTGGGCATTTATACCTTTGCCTTACATTGCAAACGAACTTGGCTGGATAACAACAGAAGTAGGCAGGCAACCATGGGCAGTCTATGGTCTGCTTAGAACAAAAGATGCATTTAGCCCACTACCGGCTGGTGATGTAGCGGTTTCTTTAATAGGATTTACATTAGTTTATGCGGTTTTGTTTGGTATATTTTTATATTTAACCATACATACCGTAAAAACTTTTAAAATGGATTAA